CGCACCTGCTCGGCGAGCTGGAGCGCACCTGCGACCACGTCGTCGTCATCGACGGCGGCCGCCTGCTGCGCTCCAGCTCCACCAGCGACTTCACGCAGACCACGACCACGGTCGCCGTCGAGGTCACCGACTCCGACACCCACCCCGACGGGACGGCCGCGCTCCGCGCCGCCCTCGCCGCCGCCGGGGTGACCCTCCACGCGCGCGTGGAGGAGGGCCTGCCCGGCGCGGGCCACGTCCTGCTGCTGGAGGCGGCCGGCGAGGAGACCTACGACATCGTCCGCGACACCGTCGCCGACCTGGGGCTCGGCCTCGTCCGCATGGAACAGCGCCGCCACCACATCGCCGAGGTGTTCCGCCCCGACGCCGCGGCCGGCCGGCCGCAGGAGGTCCAGCCCCGATGAGCACCGAGACGCAGATCCACAACATCGGGTACCGCAAGTACGACGGTCCCCGCCTCGGCCGCGCCTACGCGCGCAGGTCCCTGTTCGCGCAGTCCCTGCGCGGCGCCTACGGGCTGGGCCGCAGCGCCAAGTCCAAGGTGCTGCCGATGATCCTGCTGGGCGTCATGTGCGTACCGGCGCTGATCATCGTCGCGGTCGCCGTGGTCGCCAAGTCCGCCTCCCTGGGCGTCGACTACACGCGCTACGCGATCATCATGCAGCTGGTCATCGCGCTGTACGTGGCCTCCCAGGCGCCCCAGTCCGTCTCGCGGGACCTGCGCTTCAGGAGCATCCCGCTGTACTTCTCCCGCCCCATCGAACGGGCCGACTACGTCCTCGCCAAGTACGCGGCCATGGCGTCGGCGCTCTTCATCCTCACCGCGCTCCCGCTGGTCCTGCTCTACGCGGGCGCCCTGCTGGCCAAGATGGACTTCTCCGAGCAGACCGAGGGCTTCGCCCAGGGGGTGGCTTCCGTGGCCCTGCTGTCGCTCCTGTTCGGTGGCATCGGCCTGCTGCTGGCCGCGCTGACGCCGCGCCGCGGCTTCGGCGTCGCGGCGGTCATCGCCGCGCTGTTCATCTCGTACGGCGCCGTCACCACCGTCCAGGCCATCGCCTGGGGCACGGACAACACGGCCGCCGTGACCTGGCTCGGCCTGTTCTCGCCGATCACGCTCATCGACGGCGTGCAGACCGCCTTCCTCGGCGCCACGACGTCCTTCCCGGGCGGCGCCGGACCCGGCACCGGTGCGGGCGTGGTCTACCTGCTGGTCGTCCTCGGGCTCATCGCCGGCTCCTACGCCGGCCTGATGCTCCGCTACCGGAAGGCCGGCCTGTGACCGCCCTCCCGTCGCCCTCCACCACCGTCCGAAGGAATGGGCCGCGCCCATGAGCACTCTCACCATCGACCACGCGTCGCGCTGGTTCGGCAACGTCGTCGCCGTCAACGACGTCACCATGACGATCGGCCCCGGCGTGACCGGCCTCCTCGGCCCCAACGGCGCCGGCAAGTCCACGCTCATCAACATGATGGGCGGGTTCCTCGCCCCCTCCACCGGCTCGGTCACCCTCGACGGCCAGGCGATCTGGCGGAACGAGTCCGTCTACCGCCACATCGGCGTCGTGCCGGAGCGGGAGGCCATGTACGACTTCCTCACCGGACGCGACTTCGTCCTCGCCAACGCCGAACTGCACGGCCTCGGCGCGGCGGAGGCGCAGCGCGCCCTCGCGACCGTCGAGATGGAGTACGCGCAGGACCGGCGGATCTCCACGTACAGCAAGGGCATGCGGCAGCGGGTGAAGATGGCGTCCGCGCTGGTGCACGACCCGTCGGTGCTCCTCCTCGACGAGCCGTTCAACGGCATGGACCCGCGCCAGCGCATGCAGCTGATGGACCTGCTGCGGCGGATGGGCGCCGCGGGCCGCACCGTCCTGTTCTCCTCGCACATCCTGGAGGAGGTCGAGCAGCTCGCCTCGCACATCGAGGTCATCGTCGCCGGACGGCACGCGGCGAGCGGCGACTTCCGCCGCATCCGCCGCCTGATGACCGACCGCCCGCACCGCTACCTGGTCCGCTCCAGCGACGACCGGGCCCTGGCCGCCGCGCTCATCGCCGACCCGTCGACGGCCGGCATCGAGGTCGACGTCCGGGAGGGCGCCCTGCGGATCCAGGCCGTCGACTTCGGCCGGTTCACGGAGCTGCTGCCGAAGGTCGCCCGCGCGCACTCCATCCGGCTGTTGACGGTCTCGCCCTCGGACGAGTCCCTCGAGTCGGTCTTCTCGTACCTCGTCGCGGCCTGAAGGGAGCCCTCGACCATGTACCACCCCACTGTCGCCCGGCTCACCTACCGCGGTCTGCTCGGCCGCCGCCGGGCAGCGATCCTCTTCGTGCTGCCCGTCCTCCTGCTGGCCATCGCGGTCGCCGTCCGCGTGTTCAACGGCGCGGACGACCAGATCGCCGCCGACCTCCTCGGCGGCTTCGCCCTCGCCACGATGGTGCCGCTCATCGCGGTCATCGCCGGCACCGGCGCGATCGGCCCGGAGATCGACGACGGCTCGATCGTGTACCTCCTCTCCAAGCCGGTGAAGCGGCCCACGATCATCCTCACCAAGCTGACCGTCGCCATCGCGGTCACCATGGTCTTCTCGGCCCTCCCCACCCTCGTGGCCGGGTTCATCCTCAACGG
This portion of the Streptomyces changanensis genome encodes:
- a CDS encoding ABC transporter permease, whose amino-acid sequence is MYHPTVARLTYRGLLGRRRAAILFVLPVLLLAIAVAVRVFNGADDQIAADLLGGFALATMVPLIAVIAGTGAIGPEIDDGSIVYLLSKPVKRPTIILTKLTVAIAVTMVFSALPTLVAGFILNGNGQQVAVAYTVAALVASIAYSALFLLLGTVSRHAVVIGLVYALVWESLFGSVISGARTLSVQQWALAVAEQVTRGEGLVSSDVALPVATALLAVVTVAATWFAGHKLRTLTLAGEE
- a CDS encoding ABC transporter permease encodes the protein MSTETQIHNIGYRKYDGPRLGRAYARRSLFAQSLRGAYGLGRSAKSKVLPMILLGVMCVPALIIVAVAVVAKSASLGVDYTRYAIIMQLVIALYVASQAPQSVSRDLRFRSIPLYFSRPIERADYVLAKYAAMASALFILTALPLVLLYAGALLAKMDFSEQTEGFAQGVASVALLSLLFGGIGLLLAALTPRRGFGVAAVIAALFISYGAVTTVQAIAWGTDNTAAVTWLGLFSPITLIDGVQTAFLGATTSFPGGAGPGTGAGVVYLLVVLGLIAGSYAGLMLRYRKAGL
- a CDS encoding ABC transporter ATP-binding protein, with product MSTLTIDHASRWFGNVVAVNDVTMTIGPGVTGLLGPNGAGKSTLINMMGGFLAPSTGSVTLDGQAIWRNESVYRHIGVVPEREAMYDFLTGRDFVLANAELHGLGAAEAQRALATVEMEYAQDRRISTYSKGMRQRVKMASALVHDPSVLLLDEPFNGMDPRQRMQLMDLLRRMGAAGRTVLFSSHILEEVEQLASHIEVIVAGRHAASGDFRRIRRLMTDRPHRYLVRSSDDRALAAALIADPSTAGIEVDVREGALRIQAVDFGRFTELLPKVARAHSIRLLTVSPSDESLESVFSYLVAA